The Primulina tabacum isolate GXHZ01 chromosome 16, ASM2559414v2, whole genome shotgun sequence genome window below encodes:
- the LOC142528436 gene encoding uncharacterized protein LOC142528436 — MDMPSPQSVRDVQKLTGRIAALSRSAHRSYPFFQVLRKAQKFGWDDKCEQTFQDLKKHLAELPILGKPEPGEKLWVYLSATEFAVSSVLVREERADQKPIYYVSHALRGAKLKYSELEKIALALVMTARKLMPYFLSHLIVVLTNSPLGRFMTHAEASGRMVKWTVELGEYDIEYKPRAAIKAQALTDFLIEMIQPVEEEVWRVFVDGASNLSGCGVGVVLVSPSEEKIKLALRIDSRVTNNEAEYKAVLAGLQAAREVKGTYEAKNEKMLKYLGLITARAASLTDWSIEQIPREENVEADTLAKLAASMTEISTREVRCFTRLVLSTDEIPPVQKSSWMTSIIEYGIPRKLISDNGRQFQGKKITSWCQEMKILQSFTSVAYPQANVQTEVTNRIIVQALKARLHEKGKDWVEELPSVLWAYRTTPRSSTRETPYSLVYGLEAVLPVEIGQPSTRIESYPSNNDQSWAIELDLVEERRDRAAIRMEAYRSRVMKSYNKHVRSRDIQVGDLVMKKVKPVGDVGKLEAKWEGPFKIARRVRSGAAYYLENSQGHVLKRPWNAFHLKKYYV; from the exons atggaCATGCCTTCTCCCCAATCTGTGCGAGATGTGCAAAAATTAACCGGGAGAATTGCTGCCCTGTCCCGATCtgctcatcggagttatccattTTTCCAAGTCCTGAGAAAAGCGCAAAAATTTGGCTGGGACGACAAATGTGAACAGACTTTTCAAGACTTAAAGAAACATCTGGCTGAATTGCCTATTCTGGGCAAGCCCGAGCCCGGGGAAAAATTATGGGTCTACCTCTCCGCCACTGAATTTGCTGTTAGTTCTGTGCTTGTCCGAGAAGAAAGAGCTGATCAGAAACCGATATATTATGTCAGTCACGCCCTTCGAGGAGCAAAATTAAAATACAGTGAGTTGGAAAAAATAGCATTGGCCCTGGTAATGACTGCTCGGAAGTTGATGCCTTATTTTCTCTCACATCTCATTGTGGTCCTCACTAATTCCCCACTCGGGAGGTTCATGACCCATGCCGAGGCCTCCGGAAGAATGGTTAAATGGACTGTGGAACTCGGGGAGTATGACATTGAATACAAACCCCGAGCTGCTATAAAAGCCCAGGCATTGACAGATTTTTTAATAGAAATGATTCAACCAGTAGAAGAAGAGGTCTGGAGGGTGTTTGTTGATGGTGCATCAAATTTATCAGGATGTGGAGTGGGGGTGGTCTTGGTTTCCCCATCAGAAGAGAAAATCAAGCTGGCTTTGAGGATTGATTCCAGGGTCACCAATAACGAAGCAGAGTATAAGGCTGTTTTGGCAGGGTTGCAGGCTGCCCGGGAG GTAAAGGGAACATATGAGGCCAAGAACGAGAAAATGCTCAAATATTTAGGGCTCATCACTGCCCGGGCAGCGTCTCTGACCGACTGGAGTATCGAGCAAATTCCCCGGGAAGAAAATGTAGAAGCTGACACCTTAGCCAAATTGGCTGCTTCCATGACAGAAATAAGTACCCGGGAAGTTCGCTGTTTTACCCGACTTGTGCTCTCTACTGATGAAATACCCCCAGTCCAGAAAAGCTCGTGGATGACTTCTATCATTGA ATATGGTATCCCGAGAAAATTAATTTCAGATAATGGAAGgcaattccagggaaagaaaATCACCTCCTGGTGTCAAGAAATGAAGATTCTTCAGTCCTTCACCTCAGTAGCATACCCCCAAGCTAATGTCCAGACTGAGGTGACTAATAGGATCATTGTGCAAGCATTAAAAGCTCGGCTCCATGAAAAAGGTAAAGATTGGGTTGAAGAACTACCGAGTGTATTATGGGCATATCGGACTACACCACGATCGTCTACTCGGGAAACTCCCTACAGCCTAGTTTATGGTTTAGAAGCAGTCTTACCTGTGGAGATTGGGCAACCTTCTACCCGGATAGAATCATATCCAAGCAACAATGATCAGTCCTGGGCCATTGAACTTGATTTAGTTGAAGAAAGAAGAGACCGGGCAGccattcgaatggaagcttatCGTAGCCGGGTGATGAAATCTTACAATAAGCATGTTCGATCACGAGATATTCAAGTAGGGGACCTGGTCATGAAGAAGGTCAAACCAGTGGGTGATGTAGGGAAATTGGAAGCAAAGTGGGAGGGACCCTTCAAAATAGCTCGAAGAGTCAGATCGGGTGCAGCTTATTATCTCGAAAATTCCCAAGGACATGTTCTTAAGAGGCCATGGAATGCCTTTCATTTaaagaaatattatgtttaa
- the LOC142528437 gene encoding uncharacterized protein LOC142528437, with protein sequence MAPTRIANQDTSRVQEENNTRLSGAGGPPPNGPQPTIHLTPEKLNKIITEAVKTAMAEKATTHHSSHPEQQHEQPQEEERREEERESSAGSKSPTVAEELEELRKKVKVLEGQVGSKSNAQVVKCCPFSDTIVREPLPGHFRSAKIKDYDGSSDPEEHLARFENMAMLHCYGDQIKCKVFLTTLVDSAQRWFEGLAPQSIHCFEDFQKVFLHQFSSSKKYKKTAFSLFEVKQGQDETLRAYIKRFNRVALDVPACAPETKTTAFMQGLWEGDFFRSLTKKLPGNFEDLLSRTEKYINMEEAQNQKREALKRSRGDRAVRSEERTAKKSGPGHFSHVPLRIARDREIQECSSDIAPLPSPAARAPRLESRRYCTLHKECSHNTNECRTLRKESSRRSMPASHPPRDKSRQPPWLSRRPRPNISQKSTSVPSGSRREEASSREERSRQTEKKDPSPSRGVIKMISGGSTDGDSTRARKARSRRECLEVDWRRRDEPVISFGPEDLRGVSLPHNDALVIQARVANYDVLRVFVYNGSSVNVIFKEALVQMNLHEYQLEAVETVLFGFAGHAVYPDGEITMPLTLGNGDLRKTVMTVFTVVDAPSSYNIILGRPAMNEMRAVASTYHQKIKFPVRGQVGEVKGDQPSSRRCYGETVRVDQKKARREGKEKECLEEGAKEREVHFFVEE encoded by the coding sequence ATGGCTCCTACTAGAATAGCAAACCAAGATACTTCTCGAGTCCAGGAGGAGAACAATACTCGTCTTTCTGGTGCAGGTGGCCCTCCCCCTAATGGTCCTCAGCCCACCATTCATTTAACTCCCGAGAAGTTGAATAAAATTATCACTGAGGCTGTTAAGACAGCCATGGCAGAGAAGGCCACCACTCATCATTCCAGTCATCCCGAGCAGCAACATGAGCAACCGCAGGAGGAAGAGAGAAGGGAGGAGGAGAGGGAGTCAAGTGCAGGTTCTAAATCTCCCACTGTTGCGGAAGAATTAGAGGAGTTGAGGAAGAAAGTAAAAGTATTGGAGGGACAGGTTGGTTCTAAAAGCAATGCTCAAGTTGTCAAATGTTGCCCATTCTCTGATACCATTGTCAGGGAACCACTACCCGGGCACTTTAGGTCAGCCAAAATAAAGGACTATGATGGGAGTTCTGATCCCGAGGAGCACCTTGCTCGCTTCGAAAACATGGCCATGTTGCATTGCTATGGGGACCAAATTAAGTGCAAAGTGTTCCTAACCACCCTGGTCGACTCTGCACAAAGATGGTTTGAAGGATTGGCGCCACAAAGCATTCATTGCTTTGAAGACTTCCAAAAAGTATTCTTGCATCAATTTAGCAGCAGCAAGAAGTATAAGAAAACTGCTTTCAGCTTGTTCGAAGTGAAGCAAGGACAAGATGAAACTCTGAGGGCATATATCAAAAGATTCAACCGGGTGGCCCTAGATGTGCCAGCCTGTGCACCCGAGACAAAAACCACCGCATTCATGCAAGGACTATGGGAAGGGGATTTTTTCCGATCCCTAACCAAGAAATTGCCCGGGAACTTCGAAGATCTCTTGTCCCGGACAGAGAAATACATTAATATGGAAGAAGCGCAAAACCAGAAAAGAGAAGCTTTGAAGAGGTCAAGAGGAGACCGAGCTGTCAGGTCTGAAGAAAGAACTGCCAAGAAAAGTGGTCCGGGGCATTTCTCTCACGTACCTTTGAGAATTGCCCGAGACCGAGAGATTCAAGAATGCAGCTCGGATATAGCCCCGCTTCCCAGTCCAGCGGCGAGGGCACCAAGACTAGAATCAAGAAGGTACTGCACCCTTCATAAAGAGTGTTCTCACAACACTAATGAATGCCGAACCCTAAGGAAGGAATCCAGTAGGCGTTCTATGCCAGCATCCCATCCTCCTCGAGATAAGTCTAGACAGCCACCCTGGTTGTCTAGACGTCCCAGACCAAATATTTCTCAAAAGTCAACAAGCGTCCCGAGCGGAAGCAGAAGGGAGGAGGCGAGTTCTCGGGAAGAGAGAAGCAGACAAACAGAAAAGAAGGACCCTTCCCCGAGCCGGGgagtaataaaaatgatttcgGGAGGGTCCACAGATGGTGATTCCACCCGGGCCCGGAAAGCAAGGAGCAGGAGGGAGTGTTTGGAGGTTGATTGGAGGAGGAGAGACGAGCCAGTCATAAGCTTTGGACCAGAAGACCTCAGAGGAGTTAGTCTACCCCACAATGACGCTCTTGTCATCCAGGCCCGAGTGGCTAACTATGATGTGTTGAGGGTATTCGTTTACAATGGCAGCTCTGTCAATGTCATCTTTAAGGAAGCATTGGTCCAGATGAATTTACATGAGTATCAATTAGAGGCGGTTGAGACTGTCTTGTTTGGCTTTGCTGGTCATGCTGTGTACCCCGATGGGGAAATCACCATGCCCCTGACCCTGGGCAATGGAGACTTGAGGAAGACTGTGATGACTGTTTTTACCGTGGTGGATGCCCCGTcctcatataatatcatattgGGGAGGCCAGCTATGAATGAGATGAGAGCTGTGGCCTCCACTTATCACCAGAAAATTAAATTTCCAGTTCGAGGACAGGTCGGGGAAGTCAAGGGAGATCAACCCTCTTCTCGAAGGTGTTATGGGGAGACCGTCCGGGTAGACCAGAAGAAGGCAAGGAGGGAAGGGAAGGAGAAGGAATGTCTAGAGGAAGGGGCCAAGGAGAGAGAAGTGCATTTTTTCGTTGAAGAATAG
- the LOC142529298 gene encoding G-type lectin S-receptor-like serine/threonine-protein kinase SD3-1, which yields MCGSWVILLHGKSCGKCCVPLVLLFLCSVISGIFSDEFALVSLPLGFEVNAFDRNKNWVSENGVFAFGFLEIDGGGDDEFVVGIRYNFEDKASDLPVWTVGGGLSVSVNSTLRLDMDGRLVLINNPSNIILWSSNTSGFGVQKTSLLDNGNLVLLGSKDEVIWDSFSSPTNTLLPGQSLSYPQNLRASSTRSISSYYNLVISQSGALALVWEHNVTYWRSHFGSFVVAKESRFDSNGVLGLYDEGGKVIWSVSARDYGDSLITLRHLRIDRDGNLRIYSWDNVNHAWKVVWQAVQDQCKVFGSCGLYSVCGYNSSSPVCDCLYSDSLEWGIGGSIGDSSGLGCKKMVDLGNCRMHSSMLVMKQTFLYGLYPPHDVDMLLSETACKEYCSNDTSCIAATSINNGSGLCTIKRTSFISGYKTPNTPAVSFLKVCSIPQAVATQGVNQLSNSDSNELSERMGSRKKLIEVIALIVLLTISVILGIQVLVFLVLYRRREIKLKTRISFGKDARMNAHYSMLIRLSFEEIKELTKNFAIQLGTSVFQGVLPNRTPVVAKVLEDVVVSEKEFRVAVSILSGTHHRNLASIKGFCFEPSNKILLYEHILNGSLDKWLFSPKEKCDSQLIWRQRLDIALGVARAIAYLHTECQICITHGNLKLENILLDENLVPKVTDFGLQNFLKKQEVSTTESPSERDIYMLGKIFLQLVTCKRDVPGENMQQILHQVDQDCKLVGDDSMQTIERITRISFWCIQSQPFLRPSIGEVVKVLEGTLSVDRPPSNFTFRHDDTIETEVERDELRECC from the coding sequence ATGTGTGGTTCCTGGGTTATTCTATTACATGGTAAGAGTTGTGGAAAATGTTGTGTTCCTCTTGTGCTCTTGTTCTTGTGTTCTGTTATTTCGGGTATATTTTCAGATGAATTTGCTTTAGTATCCTTGCCTCTCGGTTTCGAGGTTAATGCCTTTGATAGAAATAAGAATTGGGTGTCTGAAAATGGAGTTTTTGCATTTGGTTTCTTGGAGATAGATGGTGGTGGTGATGATGAATTTGTGGTTGGCATTAGGTATAACTTTGAGGATAAAGCTTCAGACCTCCCTGTTTGGACTGTTGGCGGGGGCCTTAGTGTTTCTGTTAATTCTACACTCAGGCTTGACATGGATGGGAGACTAGTATTGATTAACAATCCCAGCAATATTATTCTGTGGAGTAGTAATACCTCTGGTTTTGGTGTTCAAAAAACTAGTCTTTTAGACAATGGAAACTTGGTTCTTTTGGGGAGTAAAGATGAAGTGATTTGGGACAGTTTCAGTAGTCCCACAAACACTTTACTTCCTGGACAATCACTTTCTTATCCTCAAAATCTTAGAGCGTCTTCTACTAGATCAATTTCTAGCTACTATAATTTGGTGATTAGTCAGTCTGGTGCACTTGCACTTGTTTGGGAGCACAATGTGACATATTGGAGGAGTCACTTTGGCTCCTTTGTGGTTGCCAAGGAATCAAGATTTGATTCAAATGGCGTTTTAGGTCTATATGATGAGGGTGGCAAGGTCATCTGGTCTGTGTCAGCTAGGGATTACGGAGATTCACTGATTACTCTGAGACACCTTAGGATTGATCGGGATGgaaatttgagaatttactCGTGGGACAATGTGAATCATGCATGGAAAGTAGTGTGGCAAGCTGTCCAAGATCAGTGCAAAGTTTTTGGTTCTTGTGGCTTATATAGTGTTTGTGGGTATAATTCTTCAAGTCCGGTTTGTGATTGTCTGTATTCTGATTCTTTAGAATGGGGAATCGGGGGTTCTATCGGTGATTCAAGTGGTTTGGGGTGCAAGAAAATGGTGGATCTGGGGAATTGTAGGATGCACTCCAGCATGTTGGTGATGAAACAAACATTTCTTTATGGTCTTTATCCACCACACGATGTTGATATGTTGTTAAGTGAGACGGCTTGCAAAGAATATTGCTCGAACGACACTTCTTGTATAGCTGCAACTTCAATAAACAATGGTTCTGGTTTATGCACGATCAAGAGGACGAGTTTTATTAGTGGGTACAAGACTCCCAATACCCCAGCTGTGTCATTCTTGAAAGTGTGTTCCATTCCACAGGCGGTTGCGACTCAGGGTGTGAACCAGCTTAGTAATTCAGATTCAAATGAACTCAGTGAGAGGATGGGAAGCCGTAAAAAGTTAATTGAAGTTATAGCACTGATAGTtttgctgacaatatctgtaaTTTTAGGTATCCAGGTTCTAGTTTTCTTGGTCCTTTACCGGAGACGAGAGATTAAGCTGAAAACAAGGATATCCTTTGGAAAGGATGCTCGAATGAACGCACATTACAGCATGCTGATCAGATTAtcatttgaggaaattaagGAACTCACAAAGAATTTTGCCATTCAACTTGGAACTTCTGTTTTTCAAGGTGTGCTTCCAAACAGAACTCCTGTAGTTGCCAAAGTTTTGGAGGATGTGGTTGTATCAGAGAAGGAATTTCGAGTTGCTGTTTCTATACTGAGTGGGACGCATCACCGAAATCTTGCATCGATTAAAGGCTTCTGTTTTGAACCATCAAACAAAATTTTACTATATGAGCATATTCTAAATGGTTCTTTGGACAAGTGGCTTTTTAGCCCAAAAGAGAAGTGCGATAGCCAACTGATTTGGCGACAAAGACTTGATATCGCTCTTGGGGTGGCTCGGGCCATAGCTTATCTGCACACGGAGTGTCAAATATGCATAACACATGGCAATTTGAAGCTTGAAAATATCTTGCTAGATGAAAACTTGGTCCCAAAAGTAACAGATTTTGGACTTCAAAACTTCCTCAAAAAGCAAGAAGTTTCTACAACAGAATCTCCATCAGAGAGAGATATATACATGCTCGGAAAAATTTTCTTACAGCTCGTCACTTGCAAGAGAGATGTCCCGGGAGAAAATATGCAGCAAATACTTCACCAAGTTGATCAAGATTGTAAATTAGTGGGAGATGATAGTATGCAAACTATAGAAAGGATTACTAGAATTTCGTTCTGGTGCATCCAAAGCCAACCATTTTTGAGACCTTCAATAGGTGAAGTGGTTAAGGTGCTTGAAGGAACTTTGTCGGTCGATCGCCCACCATCAAATTTTACTTTTAGGCATGATGATACGATTGAAACTGAAGTTGAGAGAGATGAGTTGAGAGAATGCTGTTAG